A single region of the Garra rufa chromosome 6, GarRuf1.0, whole genome shotgun sequence genome encodes:
- the cpb2 gene encoding carboxypeptidase B2, with protein MRPLIQLAYLICFSIFLEKCICKSEHDQVLSITVSTQEHVDTVQNLTSHNETVLWQPASPSYITTNSEVHLYIRSTSVVFVTELLRKHGITYRMLLENTPALIEMQTRNDTSDPRSGGVFFERYHSLEDIYYWTNRTKQDHSDMVKVILIGSSSEKRPLYVLKLSGRRDEVKRAMWIDCGIHAREWIAPAFCMWFVNYAITFYNQNTEITEILNNMDVYVLTVMNPDGYKYTWTTDRMWRKNRSTNKDSDCAGADLNRNFDANWCTKGASGNPCDPTYCGQYPESEPETQAVARFLRSHKDTIKLYLTIHSYSQMLLFPYSCSYDEIPNHNELFELVKEASTKIRRYYKNNYKYGPGARTIYLAPGGSDDWAYNLGIKYSFTFELQDRGRYGFLLPPSFIPQACNEALLATKIIALHVVKKLNEELP; from the exons ATGAGGCCCCTAATACAACTGGCTTATTTGATATGTTTTAGCATCTTTCTTGAGAAATGTATCTGCAAATCAGAACA TGACCAGGTTTTGTCAATCACTGTATCCACACAGGAACATGTGGACACAGTGCAGAACTTAACAAGTCACAATGAG ACAGTATTGTGGCAGCCTGCTTCACCCAGTTACATTACAACAAACTCTGAGGTTCACCTTTACATTCGGTCAACAAGTGTGGTGTTTGTCACTGAACTCCTACGCAAACATGGCATTACTTATAG aaTGCTTTTGGAAAACACACCAGCACTAATTGAGATGCAGACCAGAAATGATACGTCGGATCCCCGGAGTGGAGGCGTGTTTTTCGAGAGATATCATTCTTTAGAAGAT ATCTATTACTGGACAAACAGGACCAAGCAAGACCATTCAGACATGGTGAAAGTAATTCTTATTGGGTCATCTTCTGAAAAACGGCCACTCTATGTTCTGAAG CTGTCAGGCAGGAGGGATGAGGTGAAGAGGGCCATGTGGATTGACTGTGGTATTCATGCACGGGAGTGGATCGCTCCAGCCTTTTGCATGTGGTTTGTCAATTAT GCAATTACATTTTACAACCAGAACACTGAAATCAcagaaattttaaataatatggaCGTTTACGTGTTGACAGTCATGAACCCAGATGGATACAAGTACACATGGACAACA GATCGTATGTGGAGGAAAAACCGCTCAACCAACAAAGACAGCGACTGTGCTGGAGCCGATCTGAACAGAAATTTTGATGCAAACTGGTGTA CAAAAGGAGCCTCTGGTAATCCATGTGATCCAACATATTGCGGTCAGTACCCAGAGTCTGAACCAGAGACCCAGGCTGTGGCACGGTTCCTGCGCTCCCATAAGGACACAATCAAGCTGTACCTCACCATTCACTCCTACTCTCAGATGCTCCTGTTTCCTTACTCCTGTTCTTACGACGAGATTCCAAACCACAATGAGCTG TTTGAACTTGTTAAGGAGGCCTCAACAAAAATACGCAGATATTACAAGAATAACTATAAATATGGTCCTGGAGCAAGAACCATTT ATTTAGCCCCTGGAGGATCTGATGACTGGGCGTATAATCTTGGGATAAAGTATTCCTTCACTTTTGAGCTTCAGGATCGTGGTCGATATGGGTTTCTTCTTCCTCCCAGCTTTATCCCTCAGGCCTGTAATGAGGCTCTGCTGGCAACAAAGATCATAGCCTTACACGTGGTCAAGAAACTCAATGAAGAGCTTCcataa